A segment of the Candidatus Nitrososphaera gargensis Ga9.2 genome:
CCTTTTCCGCCAAAATCTCATAAATAAGACCGATCATGCCGTAAATGCCGGGGTCGCCTGATGACACCAGCGACACCACCTTGCCCTTTTCAGCAAAGTCGATCGCCTGGTTGGCCCGGTCGACTTCCTGCGTCATGGCATAGCGATAAACCTCCTTGCCAATTATCAGGTCCTCAACAAGGCTGACGTACGTATCGTAACCGATAATGACTTGGCTTTCGTCGATGACCTGCTTTGCGCGGTGCGTCATGTGGTCATGGCTGCCAGGCCCCACACCGACTACGTACAGCTTGCCCTTGTTACCGCTCATGTTTGCAACGTTGGGATTGACGAGATGCCATTTATCCTTTTCCCGCAGCTCGGGCAAGCTCAAACTCGTCATGCAGCGCCCTGACTGCCTGTTCGCAGTCGCTGTCGTTGACCACGAACGCAAGGTTAAGCTCTGACGAGCCCTGCGCTATCATTATGACGTTTACGCCACGCTTTGCCACAGCTCCAAACACTTTGGCCGCGACCCCCTTGATGCCGCGCATTCCCGAGCCCACCACTGCAATAACCGCTACGTCGTCGTTTACGTTTATCTGCTTGATCACCTTGCCAAGCAGACTGAGCTCCAGCGTTGTAGTGGCCTTGTCAAGGTCGCTCTTCCTGACAACCATGGAAATGCTCGATTCCGACGGGCTCTGCGATATCATCATGATGTTGACCCGGTTCTTGGCCAGAGTATCGAATATCTTGGCTGCAGTGCCCGGGGCGCCTACCATCCCGCCCCCGCTCACGTCAATAAGAGCGGTATGACGTATCGCGCTTACCGACTTGACTATTTTCTGCGACTCCCTGCCAGGGTTCTGGGTGATGACGGTGCCGGCATGCTTTGTGTTGAACGTGTTTCTGATCCTGATCGGGATCTTGGTATCGATCACCGGTTCCAATGCGCGCGGGTGCATGTACTTTGCCCCAAAGAGCGCCATTTCCATAGCTTCCGCAAACGACACTTCCTTGAGCACCTGTGCGTCCTTTACTATTTTCGGATCTGCGGTCATGAGCCCATCAACGTCGCTCCATAGCCACACCTCTTCCGCGCCGATGCTTGCGGCGATTATGGTGGCAGTATAGTCCGAGCCACCGCGGCCAATGGTAGTTATATTTCCATACTGATCGGCGCCAATAAAACCCGTGACAACAGGCACAGTGTCCTGCTTGAGCATCGGCTCCAGCTTGTGGCTCACCCGCAGCTTCGTCGTATCCATCAGGGGCCGGGCCTCGCCAAAGTTGCCGTCTGTCAATACGCCAGCCTCCTTGCCTGTCAGGTACTCAGATCTGATCCCAATGTCCTGCAGCGCAAATGACACGATGGGCGTCGAAAGGCGCTCGCCAAATGACATCAGGTAGTCAAGCGACTTGGGCGTGACCTCTCCCAAGAGCACTATACCTCCAAGCACGTCTTTCAGCTCGCTGATTACCTTTTTCACGGCGGCGACAGCCTCGCTTTTCAGCTTCTTGTCAGAGATCGCGCCC
Coding sequences within it:
- a CDS encoding aspartate kinase is translated as MKFGGTAVDSPDKVRHVAQLVKSHKKGNNSNEIVCVVSAVRGMTDGLLSIADSVRRGDKTSIDEFVSKSAKIHTDIAEGAISDKKLKSEAVAAVKKVISELKDVLGGIVLLGEVTPKSLDYLMSFGERLSTPIVSFALQDIGIRSEYLTGKEAGVLTDGNFGEARPLMDTTKLRVSHKLEPMLKQDTVPVVTGFIGADQYGNITTIGRGGSDYTATIIAASIGAEEVWLWSDVDGLMTADPKIVKDAQVLKEVSFAEAMEMALFGAKYMHPRALEPVIDTKIPIRIRNTFNTKHAGTVITQNPGRESQKIVKSVSAIRHTALIDVSGGGMVGAPGTAAKIFDTLAKNRVNIMMISQSPSESSISMVVRKSDLDKATTTLELSLLGKVIKQINVNDDVAVIAVVGSGMRGIKGVAAKVFGAVAKRGVNVIMIAQGSSELNLAFVVNDSDCEQAVRALHDEFELARAAGKG